One Apteryx mantelli isolate bAptMan1 chromosome Z, bAptMan1.hap1, whole genome shotgun sequence genomic window, ATTGTTGGCACTGGCATTATCTGGGTTTCTCTACACAACATGACAACTGCTGTGAGCATCGCTTGAAGTTGATATAGGAGATATATTTGGTACCTCTTAGTAAAACACACTCTAAAAACAACTGCTGAGCTGTCATCATTTAATATTCTGCTGAATGCTTTTAGGAGCAGAGCTCTTGCCAGGATGGTATGTGTTTCCTAGAGAGCCCAACTCCCAGTCTGGCATCTAAATGTAATGGTCAGATCTGTGCATGCTTGGCTTCTACTGGACAATGCTGTTTTCAATGAGAGCCTGTTCATTGCAGAAACATTATCTGACACCTGACCTACTCAAAGCTCTCGGAAAACAGGACAGGAATTGCCATATGCCAGATGAGAGAAGCTGGCCATCTGGTCCAGTAATATGGATCAGCTCATGGTAGGGACCTCATTTTTCAGAAGATGAGGGCATCTGTACAGAGCAGTGAACTGACAGCATGTATATATGAAACGGAAAGAGATTTATAGGGCTATTTAAGACTTTGTCAAGCAGCTCTGTCAGCAGTTTCCTCTGATTCAAGCAGGACTATTTGCTTTTAAACTTCCTttgtatttcagtgaaatttaaGTGGTGCACTAACAATATCACCCCTCAAGACAAAGGTCCTGTTTCTGCCCAGGGAAGTTAATCATAAGAGAAACTTGGCCCTGGGGTTGCAGCCTGTCTGTATAGCACTAGGTTGGGGGCTAGAAGTGTTTTACACATGGATTTCCACTTGGGATGCCACTGCAGGATCAACACACAAGTCAAAACTACCACTCAGTGTGAACATCATTACTACTATCATTATGGCTGAGCTAGGGACTCATAGCTACAAACACTAACAGTTGGGCTAGCTATGGCACTTTCTGAGAGCCTAACTCTTGTTCCCACAGTTATGACTCCATGGGGATCTGACCACGTGATTTCAACCagctggttttttgtttgtttgtttgtttgttttttaatgttaggAAAGGATTGGCTTCTCCCATTAACACTGAAGAGAAGTTCAGTTAGCCAAAGAGGGATCACTTAATATTGTAATCATAATGGAATAATTATTGGCTTATATCACAGAGGAGGCAGTAGAAGAGGGAGAGGACCTCTCCCAATACATAGTATCTGTCCAGGAGCCTCCTTGCATTTCACAGCTTTGAAATACGTAGGAGGCTCTGTTCCAGGAACACCTGCCCTCAGGAATCCCTCTGTGGAGAGGAGTTTTGAGCagacaaaaaaagcagcttctccTTTAAAGCACTAGCACAGGAGAGAGTGTTTTGCATCCTAAAGAGGAAGTTACACTTTTTTCTACCCTCCCTCAGTGTATACAGAGGTCACTGTTTCCTAAACAGCACAGTTCAGCTCAGTAATTAGGAAGCTAATGAAGACGGGTATGTAGCTTTGGATGAAAACCCACTATTCCTAAAAGGATGCCAAATCACATGACTGAGAGTCTAAATACAGAAACAAGCTGCATACATAAGTTTATGTATCTACAGCTTCCAAAAAAGTTTAAGCAATTGCTCACACAATTCTATATGGAACATGTATAAAATAACCTCTACTGCAAGTATATACACGGTTGCAAAGTAGTTACTATTCATGATTTATGCAGTTTTTTTAACCCACTATAAAATCCAATTTTGATTCTTATCTTTTTTCCTCAAACTTATTTTTCAGTCACAAATGTTCCTTAAATATTCAAAGGGGAACAAACAGAACCtctaaaaagtgagaaaaaatgaaaatgacagtACTGACAGCTTCTGAAAACATGAGTAAAATCAGAATCATCCTGATGTGTAGAAAACAGTCTGAACTCTGGATTCAAGTTCTGCATATGGGATAAAGCTTCATCTCTGTAAACAGCAAAAAAGTTTGATCTACATTTGGAACTCTCAAGTTGCTAGAATTACAGCCAAAAAGTTGGGAGGAAATCAGAGTCTCTACTTCTCCTCTTTTCTACATCCTGGAGCTTGTTTTGGCATAAGCTAGAGTATTTGTTACACTTTCATACGCTTCCGAAAATTGTTAGCCTCTGTGGTTATTCTGCTACCCAATGACAACAGCCTTTTCCTCTGTGGGAAACTGATGAAGAATATGGCAACCAATGTGGCTGCTCTCAGCCTGGCAAAAGCACCAGTCTGATGGTTGCTTTGCTTAAGCTGTTCTGAGTTGCAAGATCAGAACAAGTACCTGCTGGATTTTGAATTTTGTTACTGATGAGCTAAAGCCAAAGTAAGTCAGAAACACTGGCAAATATGACACTGTGACATGGACGGCTGGCTTCCGGTCATGCACACCTCTTCCGAGTTAGCTGTTTCCTTGCTATCAACTTGCAACCTCCTGAAAGGGTTGTGCCTAGCTGCTCACCCTTGTGCCATGAAGTAGGACGCCGGTAGGGGGAGACCCAACACAGCTTTCCAAACGGGCAGAACCAGGGGAGAATTGACTCCGAGGCATCAGATGCAAAGGGAGTCCACATGCAGGGATCTGGATAGcacgttttcattgtgctgttgtGCCTGTCCCTTGTACAACAAGGACTGCAGAAGAGCAAGACCTTAGGCAAGTCTCACTAGGATTCATCATGTGAGGCTGTAGCCCAGACCCTCAGCTAGCAGCCAGTCTGATGTTCCTGGTTCAGATACAACATCTgtttctcccctctcccttttcAGTATGAGACAGTACAAGGGCTCTTGCTTAGAGAGGTATTTCTAATGGTTGAATGTGTATCCTGAAAGCTACAGAGCTCACTGCAGGCCCATACTTCATCTACCTCAGATCTCCAGCATAGCTGGCAGGTAGAAAGTAATTATTACCTGAGAAATAAACTATCTTCTAGCTCTTCTTCATCTCCTTAAATTTTCCCACTGTGGTCCTCATCTTCAAGTCTGGAGCCTGATTCTGCAAACTGTCAACATGCCAACAGTGCAGCTCACATCAAAGGGAGGCTCAGAGGCATGCCAGTGCAAGTATGGATTTGCAGAATATTACTTTGCATTTGTGTGTTCCTTTAGGGCTTGTGCTTCGTTAGCAGAAGATGAGAAAAGGGAAAGCCCTGGATTTTGAATAAGTGCACTTACATGCAAGGTCTTGCTCTTTGATATATTTCAGGTTTTCATATCCTGAATCATGATAGCTTGGGTCTGGTGGCTGAAAAGCAGCCATCAGCGCCTTTACAAAGTGCGCTGATGCAATGCAATACAATACAGTGTCAGTGAAACAATATTATTAGCAACGAAAGAACTATTTGCAAAGACAATGCAGATTCTCATGCATCAATGTGCAAATTTCATGTTATTACTACTTAACTACACAACAGATCTTGCGAGTCTTGTGCTTTCATGAATCACGGGATAGCACAACACTGATGTTACAGTCTATCCAAGGAGCATTTGAGATCTCACAACATGAAAGGGCCTGGTCTCTAACAAAGATTTGGAGTAACTCtccttatttttcattaattctaGTAAAAGGCTTTTCATACAAGATTGTCAGATTGCCATATGGAAATAGGCAGTTCCCCTAATGGTAAATCTAACAATTCTGTGACTACAGTAATGAAGGCAATTTTGAAGAGGTCCCAGATTTAGACCCAGCTCAGTGTCCTCTGAATCGTTTCTTCTCCATGGCACTTTCATCTGAGACAGAAGGGAAATGCCACCAGCCTAATCTCCTTCCAGCCATATATTATTGTTCAGAATGCTTTGGAGAGAActgtagaaaaggaaaagaggcaaCATTCTGGTCAGAGAGCGCTATTTGATGTCTAGAACTTGTTGAGGGCAGAAGGTTAAAAATAGAAGAAACTGTCCACTGAAAGGGGCACAGAGAGTCATTCAGCTGGAGGACATTGGAGAGCTATTATGAGGAGAAGGGATGGAAAGTATAAAGGACAGTCAAAAAGCAgattaaaaggaaaattaatggCACTAGGGAGGTCACATGAACAGCCTAATTGTCCTAATTTTGTGAAAAGCTACTGATAGCCAGGCTGTTAAGTGTGAGTTAGTGTCAGCCCCAGAGAAATAGGACAGAAAAGCCAAATTTGGCAAATCTTTATTTTTGGGAAGGTGGGTGCTTACttaaagtgtgtgtatatataataaatgAGCAGTATTAATATTTCAGTTTCAAATTAAAAGCATAAGCTTTTTAATTACAAATACGAGTAAATGACTCAATAACAACTTGTTCATCTTGCTACTGTGTATTTCACAGGGTCTAGAGAGGAGGAGATATCTGAGAGATACACATTGCACCTACCATACATGTGCCCTTTGTGAAGTAAATTGGTACCTTTGTTAACTTGCTTCATGCTCTGGGAAGCAAAATATAAACACGTGTATGCCTTTGGAAGTGTGTGAGTGACAGAAGGGAAACGTGTCACTCCACAAAGGCAAAAATTTGCCTCCCAAGTATATGCTAGCTAAGACAGGGGGAGCTGGCTTTGGTTCTTGGCTATGACCCAAGTCTTACTGTATGACTGTGACCAAATAGTAATGTCTAAGTTCTCTTCCTTTAACAGAAAAGGATTATCTTATCCACACCTCCTGCACCCATGTTGTCTGTTTATTACAAGTTGTGAGCACAGTAACAAACACAGCAAGGTCCTGTCTCAGCTAGTTCAGATCAGAGCTCTATGTGCTGAAAAAGCCTCATGGGCACTCTGCAGGAAATACTTACTCCAGTAAACAACGTCCCATGACAATTCTGTGATGTCCCCAGAGCAAGGGGATCATCAGGGACCTTTTCCTTTGGCTTACTCAGTGACTAGCCCTCAGCTTTTCATGATCTCAAATCATGGTCTTCCCGCTCTGCCAATTCCTATTTCATTAaccatctttctcttcctctctaggCTTGGTCAGACTGTGCAGGTTTGGCACCCACTGTCCCAGTGATATCTTGCCATCCAGAGCAGATGCAGAAGAAGTGAAAGAATGAGGGCATGAATAGAGCAGGAGTGCCTTCCTTCACCAGTAGCCATGTCACACCAAGGCTGGCAGCTCTATGGGAGGTTGTGCCGTTGGTCCAGCCCTTTCATCCATCTCCTCACACTGACTGTGGTGACATTCGGTGTGCTGGCTCCTTTGATTTGCCACCGGCTCCTCCACTCCTATTTCTTCTTGCAGCGCTGGCACTTGAACCCCATGAGCCAGGAGTTCCTGGAACAGAACCGACAGGAGGGCCAGGCTGCCCTCCGTTACTTTGAGGAGCTGCAGATACTAAACACTTCTGAGGCGTCTGGCAGTGAGGCCTTCCGGCCCTTGCTGCTGGTCACCATTATTACTGTGCAGAGGCGGAGTGATTTCCACTATGTCCTGCAAGTAGCCTCCCGTTTCCACCGCCTCCTCCAGCAATGTGGCACACACTGCCAAAGCCACCGCATCCTCCTCTGTAATGTGGAGCCAGACCCCAATAGCCACCAGGATGTCAGGCTGCTTAGCAGTTTCTTTCCTATGGTCAGTCGTGACAAAAACGAGGAGAACCCTGACCCTAGAATGAACCAGTTTGAGAAGGAGAAGCAGGACTATGTCTTCTGCCTTGAGCAGTCACTGTTGGTCTACAACCCAGAATACATTCTGGTAGTGGAAGATGACGCTGTGCCAGAGGAGGAGATATTCCCTGTCTTGCAGCACCTCTTGCTGGCCCGGTTTTCCAAGCCATACCTCAGAGATGCGCTCTACTTCAAGCTTTACCACCCTGAGAGGCTTCAACGCTATTTCAACCCCGAGCCCATGAGAATTCTGGAGTGGCTAGGTTTGGGAATGTTTCTAGGGCCAATGCTGAACTGTGTCTACTCCTGGGCAACTGGCCGCCCAAGACTTAGCTGGCCCATTGTCTTGTTCTTTGCTTTGTACAGTATGGCTTTGTCAGAGCTGGTGGGACGCCACTACATGCTGGAGCTGCGTCGGCTGGCTCCCGCACTCTATAATATTGTGCCCGTCACTGAATGCTGCACGCctgccatgctgttttctgctccttctgcccgCCGTGCCTTAAGTTACCTGAAGGGGCTGCGCTGCCGCCAGGGTTTTGCTAAGGATATTGCCCTCTACTCgctgctacgaactaagggggaGAATGCCTATGTGGTAGAACCCAATCTGGTCCGGCATGTAGGCTTGTATTCCAGCCTTCGGTTAAATGACAACCCCAAACTGTTGTGATCTGTTCATGCCCTTCTAGACACAAAGCCAGGAGAACTTTGCCACTGGGCAGAGAGACAGTGTACAAATTCAGATGCTGTGCCACTCACACAGAGTGTGCTATGCCTCCAAGtgaaatctcttaaaaaaaaaagaaaagaaaaaggtttgtt contains:
- the PGAP4 gene encoding post-GPI attachment to proteins factor 4, yielding MSHQGWQLYGRLCRWSSPFIHLLTLTVVTFGVLAPLICHRLLHSYFFLQRWHLNPMSQEFLEQNRQEGQAALRYFEELQILNTSEASGSEAFRPLLLVTIITVQRRSDFHYVLQVASRFHRLLQQCGTHCQSHRILLCNVEPDPNSHQDVRLLSSFFPMVSRDKNEENPDPRMNQFEKEKQDYVFCLEQSLLVYNPEYILVVEDDAVPEEEIFPVLQHLLLARFSKPYLRDALYFKLYHPERLQRYFNPEPMRILEWLGLGMFLGPMLNCVYSWATGRPRLSWPIVLFFALYSMALSELVGRHYMLELRRLAPALYNIVPVTECCTPAMLFSAPSARRALSYLKGLRCRQGFAKDIALYSLLRTKGENAYVVEPNLVRHVGLYSSLRLNDNPKLL